A genomic region of Colletotrichum destructivum chromosome 1, complete sequence contains the following coding sequences:
- a CDS encoding Putative EH domain, EF-hand domain pair protein — MTIHTHHHHHTHQPSAAGPGGASDAAAALKGANLAFNKTKTQPKPIPPPKPTTGRRRGASLVAVSTASNYDRSTSTSPVQRQHTGTTSLSTTPGDRDRFGRDGTTDMRDRLSNFLSSSPAAAAAHLSPHTRLDPKSPSYIAATLAASRSVSPTPQPHASPASLTPAQLNQLHQMQNARSAGARRARPGSAESSSVVSSLELPDTTSIPATGHLIHMFEKGGGADDLDPVKRSGGGVVRPQLRAPTPERELSPSRAKAARMGIVEEEASVVQKPVVTKPKPKPKAKPRPVTPALAAEGNPVEDKATPMARKPVPAAANPLLSPARVVHRRSESEQTAPSRKPHPSITMSPVAPEAPEVQSKSQLTRVPITQTTRPASRVPPATPEPRRARPKAQQTAAPSSPPVVKRAETEVVSPKPTRPASKAKLRPPTPPQPRGSVSKAKVSEAPPLTQPRSMASVYGRGPPKEPSRRPSSEARPSTADTSSSNDTFVSAESDLTAMPDDGPARPAPRPMRSAQSTPGRSSANSSPSRATPGRTPVSSSGTNMPLNSLSNAIMAGSLAASRLTPSNTGNSTLSPAPMLPGRTKSPRMRQTLRQPPSKSDDEDEMRKKKHQRASNKHSHREGARRRWRDEITLRERRRYEAVWASNRGILLVASPQSPEAPAAITAPPPDAADCVVNVVVREIWRRSRLPLEELAEVWEVVDRGRRGMLSKAEFVVGMWLIDQRLRGRKIPMKVSDSVWNSAQGVNVPPPKVKK; from the coding sequence ATGACGATACACacccaccatcaccaccacaccCACCAaccctccgccgccgggcccgGCGGTGCCTCTGATGCAGCTGCTGCCCTCAAGGGCGCGAACCTCGCCTTCAACAAGACGAAGACGCAGCCGAAGCCCATCCCGCCCCCGAAACCCACCacaggccgtcgtcgcggggCAAGTCTCGTTGCCGTATCTACCGCCTCCAACTACGACCGAAGCACGAGCACGAGCCCAGTGCAGCGCCAACATACAGGTACAACGAGCCTGTCGACGACCCCGGGTGATAGGGACCGTTTCGGCCGCGATGGCACGACCGACATGCGCGACCGCCTGTCCAACTTCCTGTCCTCGAgtcccgctgccgccgctgcccaTCTGTCCCCGCACACGAGGCTCGATCCCAAGAGCCCCAGCTACATCGCCGCGACCCTTGCCGCATCCCGCAGCGTGTCGCCCACGCCGCAGCCGCACGCGAGCCCCGCGTCCCTGACGCCTGCCCAGCTGAACCAGCTTCATCAGATGCAAAATGCGAggtccgccggcgccaggaGGGCCAGGCCTGGGAGCGCCGAGTCGTCGAGCGTCGTCAGCAGTCTCGAATTGCCCGACACGACCTCAATCCCCGCGACGGGGCATCTGATACACATGTtcgagaaggggggaggagccGACGACCTTGATCCTGTCAAGAGGAGTGGCGGCGGGGTCGTGAGGCCCCAATTGCGTGCCCCGACGCCCGAGAGGGAACTCAGTCCGTCGAGGGCCAAGGCGGCAAGGATGGGCATtgtggaagaggaggcgtCCGTCGTGCAGAAGCCAGTGGTTacgaagccgaagccgaagcccaAGGCGAAGCCGCGGCCCGTGACGCCTGCGCTGGCTGCTGAGGGGAATCCTGTGGAGGACAAGGCTACGCCGATGGCAAGGAAACCCGTGCCGGCGGCAGCCAACCCGCTGCTGTCGCCGGCTCGAGTTGTCCACAGGCGATCCGAGTCTGAGCAGACGGCGCCATCTAGGAAACCCCACCCTTCCATCACCATGTCACCAGTTGCCCCTGAGGCGCCAGAGGTTCAGTCAAAGTCGCAGCTTACTCGGGTTCCCATAACCCAGACCACCAGACCAGCGTCGAGGGTGCCTCCAGCAACACCGGAACCAAGGAGAGCACGGCCCAAAGCCCAACAGACTGCCGCtcccagctcgccgcccgtGGTTAAACGGGCAGAAACGGAGGTGGTTTCCCCTAAGCCGACGAGACCGGCGTCCAAGGCCAAGctgcggccgccgacgccaccaCAACCCCGTGGCTCAGTCAGTAAGGCAAAAGTGTCCGAagcgccgccgttgacccAGCCTCGGAGCATGGCGTCCGTCTATGGCCGTGGCCCCCCCAAGGAGCCCTCCCGTCGCCCCAGCTCCGAGGCCCGACCGTCTACCGCTGACACGAGCTCATCTAACGACACGTTCGTGTCGGCCGAGTCGGATCTTACTGCCATGCCTGACGACGGCCCAGCCCGGCCAGCTCCACGCCCGATGCGCTCGGCTCAAAGCACACCCGGTCGCTCCTCAGCCAACAGCTCGCCAAGCCGCGCGACGCCCGGGCGGACTCctgtgtcgtcgtcgggcacCAACATGCCCTTAAACTCGCTGTCCaacgccatcatggccggGTCTCTCGCTGCATCCCGCCTGACGCCCTCGAACACGGGCAACTCGACGCTCTCGCCGGCCCCGATGCTGCCCGGGCGCACAAAGTCCCCGCGCATGCGGCAGACGCTCCGCCAGCCGCCGTCCAagtcggacgacgaggatgagatgcgcaagaagaagcaccAGCGCGCCAGCAACAAACACTCGCACCGCGAGggcgcgcggcggcggtggcgcgaCGAGATCACGCTGCGCGAGCGACGGCGCTACGAGGCCGTGTGGGCGAGCAACCGCGGCATCCTGCTTGTGGCCTCGCCCCAGTCGCCTGAGGCGCCAGCAGCTATCACTGCTCCCCctcccgacgccgccgactgcgtcgtcaacgtcgtggTGCGTGAGATCTGGAGGCGGTCGCGGCTGCCGCTGGAGGAACTGGCGGAGGTGTGGGAAGTCGTTGACCGCGGGCGGAGGGGCATGTTGTCCAAGGCCGAGTTCGTGGTTGGCATGTGGCTCATCGATCAGAGGCTCCGGGGGCGGAAAATCCCGATGAAGGTGAGCGACAGTGTGTGGAATAGCGCCCAGGGCGTCAAcgtgccgccgcccaagGTGAAGAAGTAA
- a CDS encoding Putative glycoside hydrolase, family 43, whose amino-acid sequence MFNSITMLWAILAASLLAQPLNAAGPVPVRRQTTNTDAPTTFKSAGNPILADGSVFSADPAPLVVNDTLYILAGRDEAGPEVNGFVMNEWQIFESKNPDPAGADWTLHRNVAEPQSIFSWAREGTAYASQIVQGPDGRFYLYAPVTQKSATAASDPFAIGVAVSDSPLGPFADAHPAGPIISQTVPAPGNDIQNIDPTVLVDDGRVFIYFGTFGALKGYELEPDMVTVKGAVVDVTTLTGFFEAPWILKREGTYYMLYAANNAGADSPCTPTSYHACLAYGTAEDPLGPWTFRGVFLDIVSSTTSHPGVYRLANGDWGLAYHTRDAEGGTHFRRSVAIDKLTWDDSAAPPAINKVVQTKRPGPVTEPTRNVAPAAVASSAGETPIQYWIRSVNDGRVEAAPLPPDYWSSYAAERSPETSTLTLTWDAPVELNGVAVAFFADQPAGSNVGVAPPASWHIEYRDDDGGGAWSAVSAAASSFPTEATDSPTEVGFATVSTTALRAVLTASGRGGQFAGVAVKEFFAFAPTAPES is encoded by the coding sequence ATGTTCAACAGCATAACCATGCTCTGGGCGATCCTTGCGGCTTCGCTGCTGGCCCAGCCCTTGAACGCAGCGGGCCCCGTCCCTGTTCGCCGGCAGACCACAAACACGGACGCCCCGACAACCTTCAAGTCCGCCGGCAACCCCATCCTCGCCGATGgctccgtcttctcggccgacCCGGCGCCGCTCGTCGTCAACGATACGCTCTACATCCTCGCCGGacgcgacgaggccggcccGGAAGTCAACGGCTTCGTCATGAACGAGTGGCAGATCTTTGAGTCCAAGAACCCGgacccggccggcgccgactgGACTCTGCACCGCAACGTCGCCGAGCCGcagtccatcttctcctggGCCCGCGAGGGCACCGCTTACGCCAGCCAGATCGTGCAGGGCCCAGACGGCCGCTTCTATCTCTACGCGCCCGTGACGCAAAAGTCCGCCACCGCTGCATCGGACcccttcgccatcggcgtcgccgtgTCCGACTCGCCCCTCGGCCCCTTCGCAGATGCCCACCCGGCGGGCCCCATCATCTCCCAGACGGTGCCCGCCCCCGGCAACGATATCCAGAACATCGACCCGAccgtgctcgtcgacgacggtcgCGTCTTCATCTACTTCGGCACCTTTGGGGCCCTCAAGGGCTACGAGCTTGAACCCGACATGGTGACCGtcaagggcgccgtcgtcgacgtcaccaccctcaccggcttcttcgaggcTCCCTGGATTCTGAAGCGCGAGGGGACCTACTACATGCTCTacgccgccaacaacgccggcgccgactccCCCTGCACGCCGACCAGCTACCACGCCTGCCTGGCCTACGGCACGGCCGAGGACCCCCTCGGGCCCTGGACCTTCcgcggcgtcttcctcgacatcgtctccTCGACCACCTCGCACCCGGGCGTCTACCgcctcgccaacggcgactGGGGCCTGGCCTACCACAcccgcgacgccgagggcggcaccCACTTCCGCCGTAGCGTCGCCATCGACAAGCTCACGTGGGACGACTCGGCCGCGCCCCCggccatcaacaaggtcgtGCAGACGAAGCGGCCCGGGCCGGTGACGGAACCCACGCGCAACGTCGctccggccgccgtcgcctcttCCGCGGGGGAAACGCCGATCCAGTACTGGATCAGATCCGTCAacgacggccgcgtcgaggcggcgccgctgccgccggaTTACTGGTCCTCGTACGCTGCCGAGCGGTCCCCCGAGACGAGCACGCTGACGCTGACCTGGGACGCCCCCGTCGAGCTTAacggcgtcgccgtggcCTTCTTTGCCGACCAGCCGGCAGGCTccaacgtcggcgtcgcgccgccggcgtcctggCACATCGAGTaccgtgacgacgacggcggcggcgcgtgGAGTGCCGTTTCTgccgcggcgtcgtcatTCCCGACGGAGGCGACGGACTCGCCGACGGAGGTGGGCTTCGCGACtgtgtcgacgacggcgctgcgAGCCGTGTTAACTGCGTCCGGGAGGGGCGGGCAGTTTGCGGGCGTCGCTGTCAAGGAGTTCTTCGCGTTCGCCCCGACTGCCCCAGAGTCATGA
- a CDS encoding Putative FAD-binding domain, FAD/NAD(P)-binding domain superfamily, producing MSSKEFKVLIAGGSIAGLTLANLLERLGISYTILEAYHEMAPQVGASIGILPNGSRVLDQVGLYDEIRKLIDEPLFTMSLRDSEGNSASQYLGIGEQFRKRHGYDVVFVDRQMIIEALWKNLKNKDRVLVGKKVTGVSLEPSGVRVETADGQSYAGDILVGADGIHSRVRSEMWRLADTLEPGYIPASEHTECLPTVYKCIFGISIMEDWSAGTTQTNFNKHFSYLVIAGPRNRVYWFLFVNMGKTHYGPELPRFSKEDEDKLVKEHCGDKITESLTFGELYSAKISSVLTPLPEYVFKKWHFNRIMTIGDAAHKFEPIAGQGGNSAIETAAVLANNLANLLKTCPSGGPTTDQIHDVFLQTQKKREPRVWDLVRASHNEQRYAAMESPLLEFAARYIIPKVSVDDKEAPWSTNIEGGHKLDLLDMPKRPHATPFFDELASRPLGSPTLPKLAVAAALCGIFYIAQRVLRLNPEAFAGDQSFLDHPLKSEFTGLAPIDAILSMLTWAFSEATSGPDPNRKLQCFYFMTNLIPIIYIWTVEGYRNGNHLSLVSWPSLFAVYQLIGIGKIAPIYFLVSLYTTRRGVYTRPTGRPIPSSVAKVLPVSLVLGYIVPTMLMFLQYGDSVVQQNAIAFWQPSPVYVSVLTWVLSGALAYVSRTKTLDWEIFENKDLASLRIGYALCFFATATLHVAAVAYARLSPSVSLLEAFLNLPTVASMGLGNNLVGFWKYDMLLCFAAVAVWCLYSVYELRRLGYVTTRAAIGAAVLTLAGQVLVGPGATYAALWAWREDVVAGLVKE from the exons ATGTCTTCCAAAGAGTTCAAAgtcctcatcgccggcgggAGTATAGCTGGCTTAACGCTGGCCAACCTGCTCGAGCGGCTCGGCATCAGCTACACAATCCTCGAGGCATACCACGAGATGGCACCCCAAGTCGGCGCGAGTATCGGCATTCTCCCCAACGGCTCCCGTGTCCTGGACCAAGTCGGCCTCTACGACGAGATCAGGAAGCTCATCGACGAGCCTCTCTTCACAATGTCCCTCCGCGACTCCGAGGGCAACTCGGCCAGCCAGTACCTCGGTATCGGCGAGCAGTTTAGGAAACG CCACGGGTATGACGTCGTTTTCGTGGATCGCCAAATGATCATCGAAGCGCTGTGGAAAAACCTGAAGAACAAGGaccgcgtcctcgtcggcaaaAAAGTCACTGGCGTCTCGCTCGAGCCGTCCGGCGTCAGGGTGGAAACTGCCGACGGCCAGTCGTACGCTGGAGACATCTTGGTGGGTGCGGACGGCATTCACAGCAGAGTCCGCAGCGAGATGTGGCGGCTCGCGGACACACTCGAGCCCGGTTACATTCCCGCCTCGGAGCATACAG AGTGCCTACCGACGGTCTATAAATGCATCTTCGGCATCTCCATCATGGAGGACTGGAGTGCCGGGACAACCCAGACCAACTTCAACAAGCACTTCTCCTACCTCGTCATTGCCGGCCCTCGAAACAGAGTCTACTGgttcctcttcgtcaacaTGGGCAAAACGCACTACGGGCCGGAGCTCCCGCGCTTCAgcaaagaagacgaggacaagctcgtcaaggagCACTGCGGCGACAAGATTACGGAAAGCCTCACTTTTGGGGAGCTGTACTCCGCCAAGATCTCTTCTGTTCTCACCCCGCTCCCGGAATACGTGTTCAAGAAATGGCACTTCAACCGCATCATGACCATCGGAGACGCAGCCCACAAG TTCGAACCCATCGCCGGCCAGGGAGGTAACAGCGccatcgagacggccgcgGTCCTGGCGAACAACCTCGCAAACCTGCTCAAGACATGTCCCTCCGGCGGCCCCACCACCGACCAGATCCACGACGTCTTCCTCCAGACGCAGAAGAAGCGCGAGCCGCGCGTCTGGGACCTCGTCAGGGCGTCCCACAACGAGCAGCGGTATGCCGCCATGGAGAGCCCGCTGCTGGAGTTTGCCGCGCGGTACATAATCCCGAAGGTgtccgtcgacgacaaggaggcCCCGTGGAGCACAAACATCGAGGGCGGGCACAAGCTGGACCTGCTGGACATGCCCAAGAGGCCGCACGCTACCCCCTTcttcgacgagctcgccagcCGGCCTCTGGGGTCGCCGACCCTGCCCAAGCTTGCTGTGGCAGCCGCCCTCTGCGGGATCTTTTACATCGCCCAGAGAGTCTTGCGCCTCAACCCGGAGGCCTTTGCAGGAGACCAAAGCTTCCTCGACCACCCCTTGAAGAGCGAGTTCACCGGCCTCGCTCCGATCGACGCCATCTTGTCGATGCTCACCTGGGCGTTTTCTGAGGCCACGTCCGGTCCCGATCCCAACAGGAAGCTGCAGTGCTTCTACTTCATGACAAACCTGATCCCCATCATCTACATCTGGACGGTCGAGGGCTACCGCAACGGCAACCATCTGTCGCTCGTGTCGTGGCCATCGCTGTTCGCCGTGTACCAACTGatcggcatcggcaagaTCGCGCCCATCTACTTCCTCGTCAGCCTGTACACGACCCGGAGGGGCGTCTACACCCGACCGACGGGCCGGCCGATCCCATCCTCTGTCGCGAAGGTCTTGCCCGTGTCTCTGGTTCTGGGGTACATCGTGCCGACGATGCTCATGTTCCTCCAGTACGGCGACAGCGTGGTGCAGCAGAATGCCATCGCCTTCTGGCAGCCCTCCCCCGTCTACGTCTCTGTCCTGACCTGGGTCCTTTCCGGCGCCCTGGCGTACGTGTCGCGCACCAAGACGTTGGACTGGGAGATTTTCGAAAACAAGGACCTGGCGTCGCTGCGCATCGGCTACGCCCTCTGCTTCTTCGCGACCGCGACCCTgcacgtcgccgccgtggcgTACGCGCGCCTGAGTCCCTCGGTGTCTCTCCTCGAGGCGTTCCTGAACCTGCCGACGGTCGCATCGATGGGTCTGGGGAACAACCTCGTCGGGTTTTGGAAGTACGATATGCTCCTCTGTTTCGCGGCGGTCGCTGTCTGGTGTCTGTACAGCGTGTACGAGCTGCGCCGGCTCGGCTACGTGACGACGCGGGCAGCGATTGGGGCCGCGGTGTTGACTTTGGCGGGGCAGGTTCTCGTCGGACCGGGTGCGACTTACGCCGCTTTGTGGGCTTGGAGAGAGGATGTCGTCGCGGGATTGGTGAAAGAGTGA
- a CDS encoding Putative GNAT domain, acyl-CoA N-acyltransferase codes for MTVPAPGHTLSFRPATPADIPALLPLIRSAYRGAFPSSSAEADIFAAKRATEATLLTKIAAPDVVVLHVTDAVSPSFAVTAAEVVPLPPLSCCEIARSTGDAGLAHFGLFAVDPARQAGGVGGAVLRYAEELARREWSIRRMEMTVLWMRAGLIAYYERRGYRRTGERREFPYAEFYGGEGLRDDLWFVVLEKEL; via the coding sequence ATGACAGTTCCAGCCCCCGGACACACGCTCTCCTTCCGCCCCGCCACTCCCGCCGACatccccgccctcctcccgctcATCCGCTCCGCTTACCGCGGCGCCTTCCCCAGCAGCTCCGCCGAGGCTGACATCTTCGCCGCCAAGCGCGCGACCGAGGCCACCCTGCTCACCAAGATCGCGGCgcccgacgtcgtcgtcctccacGTCACGGACGCCGTCTCGCCGTCCTTCGCCGTGACGGCTGCAGAGGTGGTGCCGTTGCCTCCACTGTCGTGTTGCGAGATCGCGCGCAGTACCGGGGACGCCGGGCTGGCGCACTTCGggctcttcgccgtcgacccggcgaggcaggccggcggcgtgggcgggGCCGTGCTGCGCTACGCCGAAGAGCTCGCCAGGCGGGAGTGGAGCATCCGGCGGATGGAGATGACGGTGCTTTGGATGCGGGCGGGGCTGATCGCGTACTACGAGCGGAGGGGGTACCGGCGGACGGGGGAGAGGCGGGAGTTTCCCTACGCGGAGTTCTACGGGGGCGAGGGGTTGCGGGACGATTTGTGGTTTGTGGTGTTGGAGAAGGAGCTGTGA
- a CDS encoding Putative microtubule-associated protein, MAP65/Ase1/PRC1: protein MDTGYLSQQVNTIIGQLHGLFDEIGVPNHDREKREEHLFEALSKALTDQVRLVTSEKEDMVEEASRIITTIQQMEASLDDNRTHRDRHDDLQITYPLTRCLQALKERHKQVARSHKERFEQVKKLVEALESYSSHLEATFVQIPLPPTGPNQSIPPNFDLSPSYVDKLDHEFTRVYEEYTRRVATVKALCEHIIQLWAELGTPQAQTDGAIVKYYRDSPEQLGLHQEDIERLRAKRDKLSDEKKNREKRLRDLRAAVEALWDKLEVDMGERKAFLNSNRGCGVRQINEFEDELNRLNELKRQNLHLFVEDARYKLQELWDALYLSEDEMLEFTPAFSDVYSDALLEAHEREIQRLEALKEQRAPTLELVDRHKSLTHERNELAASSQDASRLMLRGQKGEKRDPGKLLREEKMRKRIAKELPKITVDLRRVLEQFEDEFGRPFLVHGERYLDVIEAEDRPAPGPRSKTPGAGAAAPASMTRPKGHARANSTAGGTTGIARPPTRNGARTPAPAPSVKRNTNNMNSAVQTRPLSAHAKSQEILRPGSAMGTVRERAQTLNRPPGSPSRIPARPPLTNLKYGTNSPERQLDRPASRMDGYATIRGGAPMRAPPPKMRDLNMVELETPANPYKMAGLGGSIVRQVELEDPYDEDCQQPGLMRANSTLSHTSHASHASHASYASQSSHHSVGSSQHDYHSSTLRQYPPSSYSQAPPPRQISNSSNGSSNVTGSENWETYDDASEPEQDATDTYYAKVRAARGTRFEPEAASRPTANDAKRQRPFPMMPPPGHAYSDGEGNRIISGSEWTDEDGY, encoded by the exons ATGGACACCGGTTACCTGTCACAACAGgtcaacaccatcatcggccaGCTGCACGGCCTATTCGACGAGATTGGCGTTCCCAATCATGATCGCGAAAAGCGCGAGGAACAC CTCTTCGAGGCCCTATCCAAGGCCCTGACCGACCAGGTCCGCCTAGTGACGAGCGAAAAAGAAGACatggtcgaggaggccagcCGCATCATCACAACCATCCAGCAAATGGAGGCGTCACTTGACGATAACCGCACCCACCGCGATCGCCACGACGACCTCCAGATCACATATCCACTGACGCGCTGTTTGCAAGCGCTCAAGGAGAGGCACAAACAGGTTGCCCGTTCGCACAAGGAGCGATTCGAACAGGTCAAGA AACTCGTCGAAGCGCTGGAATCATACTCGTCCCACCTCGAGGCCACTTTTGTCCAGATCCCCCTGCCCCCGACCGGCCCGAACCAGTCCATCCCGCCCAACTTCGATCTGTCGCCGTCGTACGTGGACAAGCTCGACCATGAGTTTACGAGAGTCTATGAAGAGTACACCCGTCGCGTCGCAACAGTTAAGGCCCTTTGCGAGCACATCATTCAGCTCTGGGCCGAGTTGGGCACTCCCCAAGCCCAGAccgacggcgccatcgtcaagTATTACCGCGATTCGCCCGAACAGCTGGGCCTGCACCAGGAGGACATTGAGCGGCTCAGGGCGAAGCGCGATAAGCTGTcggatgagaagaagaaccgCGAGAAGCGTCTGAGGGACCTGCGAGCGGCGGTCGAGGCCCTCTGGGAcaagctcgaggtcgacatggGCGAGAGGAAAGCGTTCCTCAACAGCAACCGCGGCTGCGGCGTGAGGCAGATCAACGAgttcgaggacgagctgAACCGGCTGAACGAGCTGAAGCGACAGAACCTGCACCTCtttgtcgaggacgcccgCTACAAGCTGCAGGAGCTGTGGGACGCGCTGTACCTGTCGGAAGACGAGATGCTCGAGTTCACGCCCGCATTTTCCGACGTGTACAGCGACGCCCTCCTGGAAGCCCATGAACGCGAGATCCAGAGACTGGAAGCCCTTAAGGAACAGCGCGCGCCGAcgctcgagctcgtcgatcGACACAAGAGCCTCACGCACGAGCGCAACGAGCTTGCGGCCTCCAGCCAGGATGCGTCTCGCCTCATGCTACGAGGTCAAAAGGGAGAGAAGCGCGACCCCGGCAAGCTCCTCAGAGAAGAAAAGATGCGCAAGCGcatcgccaaggagctcCCCAAGATCACTGTCGACTTGCGCAGGGTCCTCGAGCAATTCGAGGACGAGTTTGGTCGTCCGTTCCTCGTCCACGGCGAGCGGTACCTGGATGTCATTGAGGCCGAAGACAGACCGGCGCCTGGCCCGCGATCCAAGACGCCTGGCGCcggagcggcggcgccggcatcgatGACCAGACCAAAGGGACACGCCAGAGCAAACAGCACAGCAGGCGGCACAACAGGCATCGCGAGACCACCCACCCGTAACGGAGCCAGGACGCCGGCTCCTGCGCCCTCGGTCAAGcgcaacaccaacaacatgAACAGCGCAGTTCAAACCAGACCCCTTTCCGCTCACGCGAAATCCCAGGAGATCCTCCGACCGGGTTCGGCCATGGGCACCGTCAGGGAGCGGGCGCAGACCCTCAACCGGCCGCCGGGCAGTCCCTCTCGGATTCCTGCACGTCCGCCCTTGACGAACCTCAAGTACGGCACCAATTCGCCCGAGCGGCAGCTGGACAGACCCGCATcgaggatggatggatacgCAACGATTCGGGGCGGAGCGCCAATGCGCGCACCACCTCCCAAGATGCGGGATCTCAACATGGTAGAGCTCGAGACGCCGGCGAACCCGTACAAGATGGCAGGTCTGGGCGGAAGCATCGTGCGCCAGGTCGAGCTGGAAGACCCCTACGATGAGGACTGCCAGCAGCCGGGCCTCATGAGGGCCAACTCGACGCTTTCGCACACATCGCATGCGTCGCATGCGTCGCACGCGTCATACGCATCGCAGAGCTCTCACCACTCTGTCGGATCCTCCCAGCACGACTACCACTCTTCGACTCTCCGCCAATACCCACCCTCTTCCTACTCTCAAGCACCACCGCCACGACAGATTTCCAATTCTTCCAATGGATCCAGTAACGTGACGGGCTCGGAGAACTGGGAGACGTACGACGACGCCAGCGAGCCGGAGCAGGATGCCACAGACACATACTATGCCAAGGTGCGGGCGGCGCGCGGCACGCGGTTCGAACCCGAAGCGGCATCTCGGCCGACAGCCAACGACGCCAAAAGGCAACGGCCGTTTCCAATGATGCCACCTCCGGGGCATGCGtacagcgacggcgagggaAACCGCATTATCTCGGGCAGTGAGTGGACGGACGAAGACGGGTACTAA
- a CDS encoding Putative S-adenosyl-L-methionine-dependent methyltransferase superfamily: MAQGPIQFNPAVVGDLDDEGFSETMTLRGSTLSLSASVREYRTIHGRTFQTSSTTDYLYPNDEEQIEGFDITHHYLLMLMDDKLFVCPFEKGHNVLDIGTGTGIWAIDFADEFPSAEVIGTDISAIQPGWVPPNCRFQIDDAQLNWTFKKDHFDFIHARGLSGGIDDWQRLYDQAFEHLAPGGWFESMEADSQVRSENPGVEADPDHVLKQWAPLFWEAGDKTGRTFRMAQDDGRTPILMETCMRNAGFVDVEHRQWKIPVGGWAKDGRHRKIGYFAALYVDQGLEGWALRPLGEILGWSYERLLAFTAGMRNALRDTKSLPYFNYHVVYGRKPMPDV; the protein is encoded by the exons ATGGCACAAGGGCCAATCCAGTTT AATCCCGCAGTAGtgggcgacctcgacgatgaGGGCTTTTCGGAAACGATGAC TCTACGCGGGTCGACTCTATCACTGAGTGCTAGCGTCAGAGAGTACCGAACTATCCACGGCAGAACCTTTCAGACATCGAGCACCACCGATTATTT ATACCCAAACGACGAAGAACAGATCGAAGGCTTCGACATCAC ACACCACTACTTATTGATGCTCATGGACGACAAACTGTTTGTCTGTCCGTTTGAGAAAGGCCACAAC GTATTGGATATCGGAACCGGAACCGGGATCTGGGCCAT CGACTTCGCCGACGAGTTCCCGAGCGCCGAAGTAATCGGAACAGACATTTCAGCCATCCAGCCGGGCTGGGTCCCGCCGAACTGCAGATTCCagatcgacgacgcccaGCTGAACTGGACATTCAAGAAGGACCACTTCGACTTCATCCACGCCCGGGGCCTCTctggcggcatcgacgactgGCAGCGCCTCTACGACCAGGCCTTTGAGCACCTCGCACCCGGCGGCTGGTTTGAGAGCATGGAGGCCGACAGCCAGGTCCGCTCCGAGAACCcgggcgtcgaggcggaCCCGGACCACGTCCTCAAGCAGTGGGCGCCCCTGTTCTGggaggccggcgacaagACGGGCCGCACGTTCCGCATGGCGCAGGACGACGGCCGGACCCCGATCCTCATGGAGACGTGCATGCGCAACGCCgggttcgtcgacgtcgagcacaGGCAGTGGAAGATCCCCGTGGGCGGGTGGGCCAAGGACGGGAGGCACAGGAAGATCGGCTACTTCGCCGCGTTGTACGTCGACCAGGGCCTCGAAGGGTGGGCGTTGAGGCCGTTGGGTGAGATCCTGGGGTGGAGCTACGAGAGACTCCTCGCCTTCACCGCTGGGATGCGCAACGCTCTTCGAGACACAAAGTCGTTGCCGTACTTCAACTA TCATGTGGTTTACGGCCGGAAGCCGATGCCAGACGTTTGA